In the Chromobacterium sp. ATCC 53434 genome, AGGGCAGCGGGCCGCGCTATCTGCTGGGGGAGAGGCGGAAACCGTGAAGGTCCGGGCGGGGCGCCCGTCCTGCAGGCCCAGGCAAAACAAAACCGCCGGCATGCCGGCGGTTTTCGCATCTGGCGGGCGGGCGGCGCTTACGGGCGCTCTACCGCCAGCGCCACGCCCATGCCGCCGCCTATGCACAGCGTGGCCAGGCCCTTTTTGCTGCCGCGGCGCTGCATTTCGTGCAGCAGCGTCACCAGCACGCGGCAGCCGGACGCGCCAATCGGGTGGCCCAGCGCGATCGCGCCGCCGTTGACGTTGACCTTGTCCGATCCCCAGCCCAGCTCCTTGGCCACGCCCAGCGCCTGGGCGGCGAAAGCCTCGTTGGCCTCGACCAGCTCCAGATCCTCCACCTTCCAGCCGGCCTTGGAGAGCGCCTTGCGGGTGGCGGACACCGGGCCTATGCCCATGATTTCCGGCTCGCAACCGGTCAGCGCGTAGCCCTTGATGATGGCCAGCGGCTTCAGGCCGAGCTGGTCGGCCTTCTGGGTGGACATCAGCAGCACGGCGGCGGCGCCGTCGTTGATGCCGGAGGCGTTGCCGGCGGTGACGGTGCCGTCCTTCTTGAAGGCGGCGCGCAGCTTGGCCAGGCCGTCGGCGCTGGCGTCGTGCTTGATGAATTCGTCCTGGTCGAAGGCCAGCGGATCGCCTTTTCGCTGCGGCACCAGCACCGGCACGATCTCGTCGCTGAACTTGCCGGCCTTCTGGGCGGCGGCGGCGCGCTGCTGGGACTGCAGCGAGAAGGCGTCCTGCTCCTCGCGGCCGATGCCGTACTTGGCGGCCACGTTCTCGGCGGTGATGCCCATGTGGTAGGCGTTGTAGGCGTCGGTCAGGCCGTCGTTGACCATGGTGTCTATCAGCTGGGCATTGCCCATGCGGAAGCCGTCGCGCGAGCCCGGCAGGATGTGCGGGGACAGCGACATGTTTTCCTGGCCGCCGGCGATGACGATGTCGGCGTCGCCGGCCAGGATGGCCTGGGCCGCCAGATGCA is a window encoding:
- a CDS encoding acetyl-CoA C-acetyltransferase, which gives rise to MEVAIVAAQRTAIGSFGGGLAKISVPELGAVVIKALLEKTGVKPEDVSEVILGQVLTAGSGQNPARQALIKAGLPVTTPATTLNVVCGSGLRAVHLAAQAILAGDADIVIAGGQENMSLSPHILPGSRDGFRMGNAQLIDTMVNDGLTDAYNAYHMGITAENVAAKYGIGREEQDAFSLQSQQRAAAAQKAGKFSDEIVPVLVPQRKGDPLAFDQDEFIKHDASADGLAKLRAAFKKDGTVTAGNASGINDGAAAVLLMSTQKADQLGLKPLAIIKGYALTGCEPEIMGIGPVSATRKALSKAGWKVEDLELVEANEAFAAQALGVAKELGWGSDKVNVNGGAIALGHPIGASGCRVLVTLLHEMQRRGSKKGLATLCIGGGMGVALAVERP